In Streptomyces sp. NBC_00704, a genomic segment contains:
- a CDS encoding EF-hand domain-containing protein has product MADIEEARKQFQRIDTDGDGYITAAEFKTALAQGGDWNVTESVAEVIIKSRDLDGDKVLSFDEFWAHLDK; this is encoded by the coding sequence GTGGCCGACATCGAAGAGGCGCGCAAGCAGTTCCAGCGGATCGACACGGACGGTGACGGCTACATCACCGCGGCCGAGTTCAAGACCGCCCTGGCCCAGGGCGGCGACTGGAACGTCACGGAGTCGGTGGCCGAGGTCATCATCAAGAGCCGTGACCTCGACGGCGACAAGGTTCTGTCGTTCGACGAGTTCTGGGCCCACCTCGACAAGTGA
- a CDS encoding YncE family protein, whose translation MHPNLVTRTLLTGAALAVLAACGAATKAGPDGATRAAAPAPAKKTVRKPAVDGLPGMPPVLDPKDVYAADRPNRLSPVVRDFPSRVYVPNTESDTVSVIDPKTYQVIDTLRVGRQPQHVVPSWDLKTLWVNNDRGNTLTPIDPMTGKTGKSVEVHDPYNLYFTPDGKYAVVMASLDRELVFRDPHTMKRVKTEPVTCYGVNHADFSLDGRYFIVSCEFSGELLKVDTEKMKVVAQQKLPFRGAMPQDVKVSPDGKRFYIADMKADGMWIVDGDTFGKPAFLPTGKGCHGLYVSRDSRTMYVSNRGEGTVSVFDFAANEVTDKWRLPQGGSPDMGGVSADGKVLWLSGRYNSEVYAIDTRTGRQLARVKVGSGPHGLAVYPQPGRYSLGHTGVFR comes from the coding sequence ATGCACCCGAACCTCGTCACACGCACCCTGCTCACCGGCGCGGCGCTCGCCGTCCTCGCCGCCTGCGGCGCCGCGACCAAGGCCGGCCCGGACGGCGCCACCAGGGCCGCCGCCCCCGCCCCGGCGAAGAAGACCGTGCGCAAGCCCGCCGTCGACGGGCTGCCCGGTATGCCGCCCGTGCTGGACCCCAAGGACGTCTACGCCGCGGACCGCCCGAACCGGCTCTCCCCGGTGGTCCGCGACTTCCCCTCCCGGGTCTACGTCCCCAACACCGAGTCCGACACCGTGTCCGTCATCGACCCGAAGACGTACCAGGTGATCGACACCCTCCGGGTGGGACGCCAGCCGCAGCACGTCGTGCCCTCCTGGGACCTGAAGACGCTCTGGGTGAACAACGACCGCGGCAACACCCTCACTCCCATCGACCCCATGACCGGGAAGACCGGCAAGTCGGTCGAGGTGCACGACCCGTACAACCTCTACTTCACGCCCGACGGCAAGTACGCCGTCGTCATGGCCTCCCTCGACCGCGAACTCGTCTTCCGCGACCCGCACACCATGAAGCGCGTCAAGACCGAACCGGTCACCTGCTACGGCGTCAACCACGCCGACTTCTCCCTCGACGGGAGGTACTTCATCGTGTCCTGCGAGTTCAGCGGCGAGCTGCTCAAGGTCGACACCGAGAAGATGAAGGTCGTCGCCCAGCAGAAGCTGCCCTTCCGGGGCGCGATGCCGCAGGACGTCAAGGTCTCCCCGGACGGGAAGCGCTTCTACATCGCGGACATGAAGGCCGACGGGATGTGGATCGTCGACGGCGACACGTTCGGCAAGCCGGCGTTCCTGCCCACCGGCAAGGGCTGCCACGGGCTCTACGTCAGCCGCGACTCCCGCACGATGTACGTGTCGAACCGCGGCGAGGGCACCGTCTCGGTCTTCGACTTCGCCGCGAACGAGGTCACCGACAAGTGGCGCCTCCCGCAGGGCGGCAGCCCCGACATGGGCGGCGTCTCGGCCGACGGCAAGGTCCTGTGGCTGTCGGGCCGCTACAACTCCGAGGTGTACGCCATCGACACCCGCACCGGACGCCAGCTCGCCCGCGTCAAGGTCGGCAGCGGACCCCACGGCCTGGCCGTCTACCCCCAGCCCGGCCGCTACTCGCTCGGCCACACGGGCGTCTTCCGGTAG
- a CDS encoding enoyl-CoA hydratase/isomerase family protein, with the protein MTVNLEVADGVGTIRLDRPPMNALDVATQDRLKELAEEAGRRDDVRAVVLYGGEKVFAAGADIKEMQAMDHAAMVVRARALQDSFTAVARIPKPVVAAVTGYALGGGCELALCADFRIAGDNAKLGQPEIQLGLIPGAGGTQRLSRLIGPSKAKDLIFTGRMVKADEALALGLVDRVVPAADVYAEAHAWAARLAKGPAIALRAAKESVDTGLETDIETGLAVERNWFAGLFATADRETGMRSFVEEGPGKATFL; encoded by the coding sequence ATGACCGTGAATCTCGAAGTCGCCGACGGCGTCGGCACGATCCGTCTCGACCGCCCGCCCATGAACGCGCTGGACGTGGCCACCCAGGACCGTCTCAAGGAACTCGCCGAGGAGGCCGGCCGTCGTGACGACGTCCGCGCGGTCGTCCTGTACGGCGGCGAGAAGGTGTTCGCGGCGGGCGCGGACATCAAGGAGATGCAGGCGATGGACCACGCCGCCATGGTGGTGCGCGCCCGCGCCCTCCAGGACTCCTTCACGGCCGTCGCCCGCATCCCCAAGCCCGTCGTGGCGGCCGTCACCGGCTACGCGCTGGGCGGCGGCTGCGAGTTGGCGCTGTGCGCGGACTTCCGGATCGCCGGGGACAACGCGAAGCTGGGCCAGCCCGAGATCCAGCTCGGCCTCATTCCCGGCGCCGGCGGCACCCAGCGGCTCTCCCGGCTGATCGGCCCCTCCAAGGCCAAGGACCTCATCTTCACGGGCCGCATGGTCAAGGCCGACGAGGCGCTCGCCCTCGGCCTGGTGGACCGGGTCGTCCCGGCCGCCGACGTGTACGCCGAGGCGCACGCGTGGGCCGCCAGGCTGGCGAAGGGCCCGGCGATCGCGCTGCGCGCCGCCAAGGAGTCGGTCGACACCGGTCTGGAGACGGACATCGAGACGGGCCTGGCGGTCGAACGCAACTGGTTCGCGGGTCTCTTCGCGACCGCCGACCGCGAGACCGGCATGCGCAGCTTCGTGGAGGAGGGCCCGGGCAAGGCCACGTTCCTGTGA
- a CDS encoding polysaccharide deacetylase family protein, with protein sequence MTTSDRRSALRAGAGLVAGGALAAACSPPAASPAAPSAAVAAHDAAPSAPAAPGRAARPLAAPSPRAFPGQPVQIAHGARDRPRVALTFHGQGDPAVARALLDEAERHGARVTVLAVGTWLDEHPGIARRILDGGHDLGNHTLRHLDVNAMSEADATAEITGCADRLRRLTGSVGTWFRPSRAARASPLVERLARRAGYPHVLSYDVDSLDFTSPGAPAVTRNVLGGVRDGSVVSLHFGYADTVAALPVLLDELARRRLRAVTATELIG encoded by the coding sequence ATGACCACATCCGACCGCCGTTCCGCGCTGCGGGCGGGCGCCGGGCTCGTCGCCGGAGGCGCGCTCGCGGCCGCCTGCTCACCCCCGGCCGCCTCCCCGGCCGCCCCCTCCGCCGCCGTCGCCGCCCACGACGCCGCCCCGTCCGCGCCGGCCGCCCCCGGCAGGGCGGCCCGCCCCCTCGCCGCGCCCTCGCCGCGCGCCTTCCCCGGACAGCCCGTCCAGATCGCGCACGGGGCCCGCGACCGTCCCCGCGTCGCCCTCACCTTCCACGGCCAGGGCGACCCCGCCGTCGCCCGCGCCCTGCTCGACGAGGCCGAACGGCACGGCGCACGCGTCACCGTGCTGGCCGTCGGGACCTGGCTCGACGAGCACCCCGGCATCGCCCGCCGGATCCTGGACGGCGGCCACGACCTCGGCAACCACACCCTGCGCCACCTCGACGTCAACGCCATGTCCGAGGCCGACGCGACGGCCGAGATCACCGGGTGCGCCGACCGGCTGCGCAGGCTCACCGGGTCCGTCGGCACCTGGTTCCGCCCCTCCCGCGCCGCCCGCGCCTCCCCCCTCGTCGAACGGCTCGCCCGGCGCGCCGGATATCCGCACGTCCTCTCCTACGACGTCGACTCCCTCGACTTCACCTCGCCCGGCGCCCCCGCCGTCACCCGCAACGTCCTCGGCGGGGTCCGCGACGGATCCGTCGTGAGCCTGCACTTCGGCTACGCGGACACGGTCGCCGCCCTCCCCGTCCTGCTGGACGAACTCGCCCGCCGCCGCCTGCGCGCGGTCACTGCCACGGAGCTGATCGGCTGA
- a CDS encoding ATP-binding protein, which yields MAGLEGIGQPRGHSRAAAARWSPAVEDERALKALELFGNPTEGEVSLPSRPESAASARRLAQVVVLRHWGLTPKMTEDTVLLVSELVGNAVRHTGARMFGLRMRRRRGWIRVEVRDPSRGLPCLMPVQEMDVSGRGLFLVDKLSDRWGVDLLPRGKTTWFEMRVADR from the coding sequence ATGGCGGGGCTGGAGGGCATCGGACAGCCGCGGGGACACAGCCGTGCTGCCGCGGCGCGCTGGTCGCCTGCGGTCGAGGACGAACGGGCGCTCAAGGCGCTGGAGTTGTTCGGCAATCCCACGGAGGGCGAGGTCTCACTGCCGTCCCGTCCCGAGTCCGCCGCCTCGGCCCGCCGGCTGGCCCAGGTCGTCGTCCTGCGCCACTGGGGACTGACGCCGAAGATGACCGAGGACACGGTCCTGCTGGTCTCCGAACTCGTCGGCAACGCCGTACGGCACACCGGCGCCCGGATGTTCGGGCTGCGGATGCGGCGGCGGCGCGGCTGGATCCGCGTCGAGGTCCGCGACCCCTCCCGCGGCCTGCCCTGTCTGATGCCCGTCCAGGAGATGGACGTCAGCGGCCGGGGCCTGTTCCTCGTCGACAAGCTGTCCGACCGCTGGGGCGTCGACCTGCTGCCCCGCGGCAAGACGACCTGGTTCGAGATGCGTGTCGCCGACCGGTAG
- a CDS encoding L,D-transpeptidase has protein sequence MNVGPIRGASVGGRSRGRNRRLALLAGGILLAVTACGGGDGSGSDAKAGGDGGKGATTAAQSKQSEAVVTIAPKSGAKDVDTSGALKVTAAKGKLTEVTVKDTKGRKIEGAISADGAGWTPATHLAASTAYQVHAVAKDSAGRTAAEDSSFTTLSPQNTFIGNFTPEDGSTVGVGMPFSVNFTRGITKPDDVEKAIKVTTVPAVEVEGHWFGNDRLDFRPEKYWKAGTKVTVEMNLDGVEGRKGVYGKQSKTVSFTIGRNQVSVVDAKKHTMKVTQEGKVVRTIPVTTGKPGYATWNGQMVMSEKFTVTRMNGDTVGYDGEYDIKDVPHAVRLTNSGTFVHGNYWGGDAFGNYNASHGCIGLRDVRGGYDSSVAAAWFFDHSIVGDVVVVKNSTDPTVDPANGLNGWNIPWAEWKK, from the coding sequence TTGAACGTGGGACCGATACGGGGGGCGTCGGTTGGGGGGCGCTCACGCGGCCGCAACAGGCGGCTGGCGCTGCTCGCCGGCGGAATACTGCTCGCCGTCACGGCGTGCGGCGGCGGTGACGGCTCCGGATCCGACGCCAAGGCCGGCGGCGACGGCGGCAAGGGCGCGACGACCGCCGCGCAGAGCAAGCAGTCGGAGGCGGTCGTCACGATCGCCCCGAAGAGCGGCGCCAAGGACGTGGACACCAGCGGCGCCCTGAAGGTGACCGCGGCCAAGGGCAAGCTGACCGAGGTGACCGTCAAGGACACCAAGGGCAGGAAGATCGAGGGCGCGATCTCGGCCGACGGCGCCGGCTGGACGCCCGCCACCCACCTGGCCGCGTCCACCGCCTACCAGGTGCACGCGGTCGCCAAGGACTCCGCGGGCCGGACGGCCGCCGAGGACTCGTCCTTCACCACGCTGAGCCCGCAGAACACCTTCATCGGCAACTTCACGCCCGAGGACGGCTCGACCGTCGGCGTCGGGATGCCGTTCTCGGTCAACTTCACGCGGGGCATCACCAAGCCGGACGACGTCGAGAAGGCCATCAAGGTCACGACGGTGCCGGCCGTCGAGGTCGAGGGCCACTGGTTCGGCAACGACCGCCTCGACTTCCGCCCGGAGAAGTACTGGAAGGCCGGCACCAAGGTGACGGTCGAGATGAACCTGGACGGCGTCGAGGGCCGCAAGGGCGTCTACGGCAAGCAGTCCAAGACCGTCTCCTTCACCATCGGCCGCAACCAGGTGTCCGTCGTGGACGCCAAGAAGCACACGATGAAGGTCACGCAGGAGGGCAAGGTCGTCAGGACCATCCCGGTCACCACCGGCAAGCCGGGCTACGCCACCTGGAACGGCCAGATGGTCATGAGCGAGAAGTTCACCGTGACCCGGATGAACGGCGACACCGTCGGCTACGACGGCGAGTACGACATCAAGGACGTCCCGCACGCTGTCCGCCTGACCAACTCCGGCACCTTCGTGCACGGCAACTACTGGGGCGGCGACGCCTTCGGCAACTACAACGCCAGCCACGGCTGCATCGGCCTGCGCGACGTGCGCGGCGGCTACGACAGCTCCGTCGCGGCCGCGTGGTTCTTCGACCACTCGATCGTCGGCGACGTGGTGGTCGTGAAGAACTCCACCGACCCGACCGTCGACCCCGCCAACGGCCTCAACGGCTGGAACATCCCCTGGGCGGAGTGGAAGAAGTAG